A stretch of DNA from Brevibacillus ruminantium:
AATCGGTTAGCGGTTGCACCAATTCGAATCGGGCACCCGAAGTAAGCTTCGAGGGCCGCTGCATCGCCCATCGGCTGAGAAAATTCCACGGACTGTGCAGGTAAAGGTTGGCCCGTACCCCGGCGCCCCAGCTCCAGAAGAAAGGCCAGTGTGGTTCCAACCAGCACGGGAGGTCCGGGTTGCTCGCTGCGTATCCATTCCAATTCGATCGTACAGAGCTCGCCCTCTTCGGTTATTCGCAAGCTTTCTGGAGGACACAGCTGTTTGTACCGGGCCATTCGGTTAAGGGCGTCGCGATAGTTACGAGCATGATAGGTCGCTAAGACGGTTGGTGGGTATTGTGCTGTTTCAAAGACTGTTACAAGCTTGATGATTCCGGTGGCAGTGTCACCAACGAGATCGGAGTACGCTTGCCAGATTCTGAAATAGTGGGCGGTGGTGACTCCAGCTGGTTCTGTAATAATGGTGAGCGGCAGACGCGCTTTGCGAGCTACATCGTGTGGGGCAATCCCTAATTGTTGTAATCCCGCCCAAAATCCCGGTGGGAGTTTAATACGGTCAGATTTCATTAGGTATGGATCTCCTTTAGCTGCTTACCTTATCGTTCCGGCTATGATTAAGTATACAAAAGAATGTTCTTATCTTCATGTAAGCGTCCGGTTTAGGTCGTGAAGCCGCACAGCCCTGTGGACTTAAGGCGTTCCTTGAACATAACATTGTCTTGAATCTTGTAGCGGACAAAGTTCCTGACGCCAATGCCAACAAATAGAGATTGGTAGCTGAGTGAGCGATTATCAAAAAAGCAGAGATACAACCAGAAGTGTTGTATCTCTGTAAAGTAACATTTTATTGGCCTTGGCCTCGTTCAAATCAACGAGGCAAACCTAGCTAAGCCTTTCGAATCATTTTTTTATCCTTAATTTCAAATACCATATCGGCAACGTTCTCCAGCAGACGGACATCGTGTGATATGAAAACAATTGTGCCAGTGTAGTTTTTCATTAAATTCTCCAGTGCTTCTTATCGATATTCAAGACTTCGCGGCCCATATATTCTACATAAATATATTTAGCTTTTATCAATGCCATCATTCATGTAACCTCCTTCAAAAATCGCAGTTTTCAGTTCGCAGGATTTCCTGCGATTTGAGAAGGGAGGGATTAGTGTCCGAAAATTTAACATTGATTTGCATAAATGTCAATCTGCATGAAGTCCTCAGCGGATTGACTAATGATAAGAAATCAGATAAAATGAGCTATCAATTTAGTAATTAAGTAATTTAGTAAATGAAAAGAGGTAATGAAATTGAAAATACCTACATCGTTAAAGCATAAGCCTGTTATTGTTTCAGAAAACTACGAGCAGGTTGACGGAAGATTCGCTAGAAACAGTGATGCGAAAGGCCTCTCCCTGGGATTGGCCCAGTGGAACGATCGAGGAAAAGTCGATATTTCCGCCAAAGTATGGAGATATACGGGAGAAAAATGGTCCAGACAGTCAGAGGAACTGCCGCTTCATCGCGTTTTAGATTTGTCAATCCTTATCTGTAGGACCATGGAGCATTTTCAAGAGGCTTATCGATACGAGAATTTTTATGATCCGCAGAAGCCTGTCATCGACCGAATTGGACTGCAAGGATATGCCATGACGGTGGCAATATGTACGGACAATGACAAAATAAATGAGGATGTCAAACTGTTCAACCAGGCGTTAAGCGAAGACGGAGAGTTGATCGGCGAGCGGCTGCGTACGTTATCAAGAATTTTAAAGGAAATGGGTTATTAACGACAGTGAATTAGTTGTGGTATAATATACCAGTTCGAAATTCATGAGCTACTCTTATTGGGAGGCGTTACTATGAGGTACACCATGCAGAAAAGGGCACTAAAAATAGGGGAATACGCATCATTGGCCCTGTAAACTGCGCGATTCCCCTTGCGTTATTAAGGGGTTAACCAATTGAAGAAGTTATTGATGGCAGGCGGCCATACCAAATCGATCGTCTGGCTTAGCTTTCTTGCATTTTTCAGCGTTCTCAACGAGACCATTTTTAATGTATCGCTACCGGATATCGCTACCCATTTTCGTATCACGCCTTCGGCAGCGAATTGGGTAAATACCAGCTTTATACTGACGTTTGCAATTGGGACGGCAGTGTATGGGAAGCTGTCCGATTTGTATGGTTCGAAAAAACTGCTCCTGCTCGGTTTGTGGATCTACGGAGCGGGGTCCTTGCTAGGGCTGTTTTTCCATTCGTGGTATCCGGGTGTATTGGCGGCTCGAATGATACAAGGAGCAGGAGTATCTGCTGTTCCGGCGTTGATTTTGGTCATCATTACGCGATATATCGATAGGAAACACCATGGAAAAGCTTTCGGTATGGTGGGTTCGATGGTAGCTTGCGGCGAAGGAATCGCTCCTGTGATCGGAGGGGTTGTGACCGAGTATCTCCATTGGTTCATGTTGTTCCTTCTGCCGATGATGATGCTTCTGACGATTCCGATATTCATGAGAATCATTCCTGACGAAACTTCAGTAAAAGGAAAGACCGATGTCATCGGCGCCTCTTTGTTAAGTGGCGGGATTGTAGCGTTTACGCTGTTTATGACGGCATACCAGTGGGGATATCTGGCCGTGTGCTTGCTGTTTTTCTTGGCATTTGGCCTACGTATTCGACAAGCGGAACAACCTTTTATCGAACCCTCTTTGTTAGGAAAGCGAACGTTTATTATCGGTGTGCTCACGGGAAGCATACTGCTGGGAACAGTCGCCGGGTATGTATCCATGATTCCATATATGATGAAAGAGGTCCATCAACTACCGACAAGTCTGATCGGAATCGGTGTCTTGTTTCCCGGGACAGTCAGTGTCGCCCTGTTCGGAATTGTCGGTGGTGCATTGGTCGATAAGTTAGGGAAGGTATTCACAATGTCGGCAGGCTTAAGCATGATCGGCTCAAGTTTTCTGATCGTTTCATTATTCCCGGATCGAACGCCATGGCTTGTTTCTGGCGCCGTAGTTCTGACATTCGGCGGACTTTCATTAGTAAAAACCGTCGTATCCACCTTCGTTGCAGCCACACTGAGGCCCGAGGAATCCGGCTCGGGCATGGGTTTGTTGAACTTTGCCTGCTTCCTGGGCGAAGGGATTGGAGTGGCCACTGTCGGAGGTTTGCTGACAAAATCATGGCTCGCTTTCCCGCTCCTTCCGACTGTAACCGATGCTGCCGCATTTCATTACAGCAACCTGATACTGATCAATATTGCCGTTCTGGTCCTGGGAGGGATCGGTTTCCTTTTCCTTATCCCGTATCGACAATGGTGGGAAGTCCGAAAAACGATGTAACAGAGTGAATCAAAGAATTTACAGAACCGGCATGTAGACATGAGGGATCGTTCTCAATAATGAGTGATGCACATACGCAGGAAACGAAAGGACCGTCAGGGTGTTTGCCCCTGACGTTTTTTCTTATAAATATTGGAGGATGAATATGGATATTTTCATTAGGGAACTGAGGGCAGGGGACAATGAGTGTGGTGCAAACATTGATGGGAGCTTTATCGTGGACTCTACCCTTGTCTTGCAACTAATGGGACAGCGAATCGGATTTACGGTGAAGGAGATACCTCCTAGAAATAAAAGCTACGATGATGAACAGGTTGAAGAAGACACTGTTGAGGATTATTCGAACTATATCGGCAATCCCCATCAAATCATTTATTTAGCGCTCGTAAATAATCAAGTTGTGGGTCAAATTGTTTTGAAAAGAAATTGGAACAAATATGCCTATGTGGAAGATATCAAAGTTGATAAGCAATATAGAGGATACGGTGTCGGTAAAAAACTAATCGAACAGGCTAAACGTTGGACGAAGGATAACGGTATGACGGGAATCATGCTAGAGACACAAAGTAATAATGTCCGTGCATGTAAATTCTACGAAAGCTGTGGTTTTGTCATCGGAGGTTTCGATTCCTACGTCTACAGAGGTCTAGGTAAAGATAGTGATGAGATAGCAATTTATTGGTATCTCATGCTTGATTCGTAAGTGATTGATCCTCAGCACTTTTCAACGATCAAAGAACGATAGTTCAATGAAACAGCGGTAGACTAGGACTTTATTTTATAAGTCAGAGTGTGCCGCTGTTTTCTTTTATGGGCGGCGCTGATTGTAAAAGGGGGGTGCCGGCTATATATGTTACGCAACGAGTATTCTTCTTCAAAAATGGATGGCAGATAACAGATTGACGAAGGAGAAGTTATCAGTTAAGATAAGCAAGTAATTTAGTAAATCACTAATTTATTAATTCACTAAATAAGTAGATGCGAATTGACGTCATAACACTATTTAGAAAGGAGAACAATCATGCATAACGATGAATATATTTTGTCACCCGCGAGGCAACTGTCAGATGCAGAAAAAGAACTTATTTGGAAAAAGCCTTTCTCTCATAAGGTTAGCGAAGAAGAACGGCGCATTTGTAAAGAAATAAAGCGAAATTGGAATCGCGGGGAAATGAAAATCGCCAATATTTTGCTGGAGGGTGACGCCGGTTCCGGTAAAACTCAGCTTGCCAAAGCATTGTCCGCAAATTTCGGGCTTCCGTATACGAAAGTGACCTGTTTTGCCGATATGGATAAATCGGATATTATTGGCGCCATTTTGCCGGTTATTTCCTCCGAAAGATTAGAGAAAATGGACCCTGCGGACCAAAGCGTCTTGCAAGCACTGTATGAGAGCGATGGTTTTCAAAGCGCAACGGAAGTCATGATGGAGGTACTCGGTATTACTCAGGAGGCTGCAGCACGAAAGATGAAGCAATTATTGAAGAAGGCCTCGAAAAATATGGAGGGTGAAGCCGTTGAATATCGCTTCTACCCGTCTGAAATCGTCAGAGCTTTTCAGAAAGGATATCTTCTGGAAATTCAGGAGCCAAACGTTATTCGCGATGCCGCGGTGTTAATGGCTCTAAATTCGGCTTTGGAGCTGGACGGCAGCATCAATCTTCCAACAGAAATCATACACAGACATCCGGATTTTATTGCGGTCATTACCACAAATCGCAGTTATGCAGGGGCCAGGCCGCTAAACGAAGCATTGCGTGACAGGGTTCAGCATACGGAAAAGATGGATCTGCCTACGAAAGAAGTCATGATCGATCGTGCGAAGGCGAAAACAGGCTACGCAAATGAGCAGGTTTTAGACGTTCTAGCAGAAGCCATTATGGTCCTGGACAAAACAGCACGGGCAAATGCGATTAAAGGTGTAGCCGGCATGCGTTCCTACTTCTACTGGGTAGACGCATTTGCCGCAGGTGCTTCGGGAATTGAATCTTTGTATCACAAGGTTATTTACAAAATTACGACCGATTCAGAGGAAATAAAAATACTGGAAGAAGCGCTTAAAACGCATGGTTTGGTAGAGAAGATCGATGAAATTGAGGTCGGGATAAAAAAAAACGGATTGTAGACACGGCGGAAATGAGAACTTGGGGAAGTGTAGATGATTCGGGCTCTGATCTTGCCAACAATGAAGGAGAAACAGGGATTGCTTTGAAAAAGTCCGCTGAAAGTGATGAAAACTCATCTGACAGTGCTTCCGATGATTCTAATGTAACGGAAAGCTCGGATTTGGGAGAGAATGGATTGCCGATGGTTCATCAGGCAAATCCTGACCCAAAGTCGGTGGATGCGAAGCAAAAAGAACGTGATTTCCGGAAAAAGCTGAATCGAGATGCGCGGGAGATTGTGTCCGAATCGATTCATAAAGGGGTAAAGCTGATTGTGCACCGTCCGGAATACAATCCGGAAAATAAACAGGAGTATATCGCCTTAAGCAAGGAGCTAATGCCTGTCGTAAGGGAAATCGCCAGAAAAACGCTTCCGTTGTTGGAGCATGAGGTATCTTCTAAATTTGCGAGAAATCATTATTACGGTACCAAATTTCAAGCAGAAAGCGTAGCTTACCGGGATTACAAGTATTTTGCCAAGAAACTCCCTCCGACGGAATCTCCCTCCCTAGTGGTAGGCCTGAGAATTGATGAATCAGCATCGATGGCGGCATTCGGGAGATTGGAGGCAGCAAAACGCGCGGTAATTGCGGTATATGAATTTTGTCAAATTTGTAAGATCCCCATTTTGATCTACGGTGATACAGCCGATGTGTCCAAGATGGAGCAAATGTCGCTATTTGCGTATGCTGATTTTAATAACGCGGATTCCCATGATCGATTCAGGCTCATGAACATACGTGCAAGAAGTAATAACCGAGATGGCATGGCGCTTAGAATCCTTGCGGAGAAGCTAGTGGCTGCTCCTCAAGAGACAAAGCTATTGATCAGTTTAAGCGACGGACAACCCAAGGCTATGGACAACTATACCGGAGTTTATGCGGCCCAAGACATGCAACAAACGATAGCTGAATATGAACGGAAAGGAATTGCATTTTTGGCAGCCGCAATCGGGCAGGACAAAGATGTCATTCAACAAATTTATGGGAATGAGAGATTTTTGGATATTTCGGATCTGAATGAGTTCCCGGCCAAGTTGGTTCGAATTATTGCACGGTATTTGTAAGTTCGATGATCATGGAAGTCTGGGGGAAGAAAAGACAGGGATACGAATAGACACAAGCAAGGGCCGTTTGCAGCATAGAAGCAGCAGATAAGAAAACCCGTCAATTATGTGAATTGGCGGGTATTTCTTTACGTTCCGCTCAACTTCAGAAATTTTTCAGAAATTCCTTTGCTCGTTCCGAAGATATTTTTCTTAGCATAAGGATACTGATCTGAGGGAGGGAGACTTATGATACACATGATTCAAGAGAAGCTGTTGTTTCTGTACAAATTTTTACGGGATCCAAAACAAATCGGCAGCCTTACGCCAAGCTCAATGTTTTTGGCCAAAAAAATGCTCGAACCGGTGAATTGGAATCGGGTTGAGCATATTGCTGAGTTAGGGGCGGGCACGGGGGCTATCACCAAATATATCGAAGCAGCAAATATGAAAAATGCGAAGGTCTTGCTTTTTGAAAAGGATACATTCTTGCGCAACAAATTGGCACAACGATTCCCTGCGTATACCGGTTACGCCGATGCGTGCGTGCTACATGATACACTTCGGAGAGAACACATCGGACATTTGGACTGTATTGTGAGCGGACTGCCGTTTTTCAACTTTCCGCAGCAATTGCGTGACCAGCTTATGGAACAAATCGTAACCTCACTGAAGCCGGGCGGTTTATTCATCGCCTTTCAATACTCGCTGCAGATGAAAAACCAGCTCAGCAGCCTGTTCGATATTGAGCATATTCATTACGTCCCTTTGAATATACCTCCGGCATTCGTATACGTCTGTCGAAACCGGTAACGGCAAGCAGGCTTTTTCACTTGGTCCCCGCCTTTGTTTTGAAACGCATGGGTGTGTTTATCAGCTTGCTGTTAGGTGTGTGGTTCGGTTATTTGAAAAATGAGTGATTGATCGGCTGAGCCGAAGGAAAAAATGAAGGTATAGAGGTTCAGAGACACTTGTATATAAATGTGGTAGCTTTGCATTAAGTAGAAATGATTTCTTCTTTTAGACATTCACGTCATGTCCTCTGTGGTTGGCCACAGCAAAATTTTTCAAGGAGTGATAAAGCTTGACTCACAAAGTGCTTGTCGTCGATGACGATCCGGAAATTCGAGATGTGGTTCATATTTTTTTGCGAAATGAAGGGTTTCATGTATGGGAGGCCGAGGACGGCTTGCAGGCCTTGCAAATTTTGAACCGTGAAGCAGTCGATCTGATCATTTTGGATGTAATGATGCCCAATCTCGACGGGATTAAAGCGTGTTTCAAAATCCGTGAAATGTCGAATATTCCGATCATTATGCTTTCCGCCAAAGGCGAGGATATCGATAAAATAACCGGGCTGACGACGGGGGCTGACGATTATGTCGCCAAGCCGTTTAATCCACTGGAACTGATCGCTCGGGTAAAGGCGCAGCTTCGCAGGCAGAAGCTGGCGGGAGGAGGTAGCAGCAAGTCCGTGTCCGACAGTGGGATTATCGAAATTAACGATCTGATCATCGATAAAAATCGCCATGTTGTGACGGTGCGCAGTAAAGAAGTATCGCTCACTCCGCTCGAGTTTTCGATTCTGGAGCTGATGGCCAGCCATCGTGGACATGTGTTTAATGTGGAAAAAATATACCAAAGCGTGTGGAAAGAGGACAAATTTTTATCCGATAACACCATCATGGTTCATATCCGCAATATTCGCGAAAAAATTGAAGACAATCCGCGAGAGCCTAGGTATATCAAAACCGTTTGGGGAGTGGGGTATAAGGTTGAATAAGAAGCAGAAACGAAAGCTCCTTTCCACTTTAAGCTGGAAAAAGAATATTCGAATCCGAATGTTCTGGGCAGCTTTTCTAAGCTTTAGCTGTATGGTGGCTTTATCATATATTCTCACGTATTTATCGCTCGATCTTATGTTTTTTGGGGTGATTGGCGATCTCATTTTTATGATCGTCTCGTTTTTGTTCTTCTTCTTCCTCTTCACGCGCCCCATTGTTCGTTATTTGCGGACACTTGCCGAAGGCCTCTTAACCATAGCGGGCGGGAATCTGGATTATCGGCTGCCAGCGTCCAATGAAGACGAGCTGGGAGAAGTCGCCAAGAGCATTAACTTTATGGCTGAGCAGCTCCAGGAAAAAATAAATCGGGAACGCCAAATCGAAAATTCGAAAATGGAACTGATTACGAGTGTTTCCCATGATCTGCGTACGCCTTTAACCAGCATCATTGGTTATTTGAATTTGTTGAAGAATGATAATCTCGAAGATCTCGATGAACATAAGCGCTATATCAACAACGCCTACAACAAATCTCAACAGCTGAAGAAGCTGATCGACGACTTGTTTGAATACACACGATTAACAAGTGGAGCGGCGAACCTTTCTTTTACGAAGGTGGATGTGAACAGTTTATTGGAGCAGATCATGAATGAATTCGAACCGATTGCGCTGGAAAAATCGCTCACGGTTCGTACGTTTCTGGATCAGAAGCCGATTTACGGTTATGTCGATACTGAAAAAATGGTCCGCGCCATCGATAACCTGTTGATGAATGCGCTCAAGTTTTCGGTAAAGCCGGGTGAAATCACGGTACGGCTGTCAGCGGATGAGCAGCATATTTATTTTGCGGTTGAAAATAGGGGGAAACCAATCCCGGAAGAGCAGGAGAAACTGCTTTTCGAACGGTTTTATAAAGCTGATCCGTCAAGAAACGACCATCACGGGTCGCCCGGTGCAGGCATGGGCCTTTCCATTGCCAAAAACATTGTCGAGCTGCATGGAGGGCGAATCGGGTTGAACCATCAAAACGGACACTTCACTTTTTTTATCATTATTT
This window harbors:
- a CDS encoding GNAT family N-acetyltransferase, which gives rise to MDIFIRELRAGDNECGANIDGSFIVDSTLVLQLMGQRIGFTVKEIPPRNKSYDDEQVEEDTVEDYSNYIGNPHQIIYLALVNNQVVGQIVLKRNWNKYAYVEDIKVDKQYRGYGVGKKLIEQAKRWTKDNGMTGIMLETQSNNVRACKFYESCGFVIGGFDSYVYRGLGKDSDEIAIYWYLMLDS
- a CDS encoding response regulator transcription factor, with product MTHKVLVVDDDPEIRDVVHIFLRNEGFHVWEAEDGLQALQILNREAVDLIILDVMMPNLDGIKACFKIREMSNIPIIMLSAKGEDIDKITGLTTGADDYVAKPFNPLELIARVKAQLRRQKLAGGGSSKSVSDSGIIEINDLIIDKNRHVVTVRSKEVSLTPLEFSILELMASHRGHVFNVEKIYQSVWKEDKFLSDNTIMVHIRNIREKIEDNPREPRYIKTVWGVGYKVE
- a CDS encoding vWA domain-containing protein, whose protein sequence is MRTWGSVDDSGSDLANNEGETGIALKKSAESDENSSDSASDDSNVTESSDLGENGLPMVHQANPDPKSVDAKQKERDFRKKLNRDAREIVSESIHKGVKLIVHRPEYNPENKQEYIALSKELMPVVREIARKTLPLLEHEVSSKFARNHYYGTKFQAESVAYRDYKYFAKKLPPTESPSLVVGLRIDESASMAAFGRLEAAKRAVIAVYEFCQICKIPILIYGDTADVSKMEQMSLFAYADFNNADSHDRFRLMNIRARSNNRDGMALRILAEKLVAAPQETKLLISLSDGQPKAMDNYTGVYAAQDMQQTIAEYERKGIAFLAAAIGQDKDVIQQIYGNERFLDISDLNEFPAKLVRIIARYL
- a CDS encoding MFS transporter; this encodes MAGGHTKSIVWLSFLAFFSVLNETIFNVSLPDIATHFRITPSAANWVNTSFILTFAIGTAVYGKLSDLYGSKKLLLLGLWIYGAGSLLGLFFHSWYPGVLAARMIQGAGVSAVPALILVIITRYIDRKHHGKAFGMVGSMVACGEGIAPVIGGVVTEYLHWFMLFLLPMMMLLTIPIFMRIIPDETSVKGKTDVIGASLLSGGIVAFTLFMTAYQWGYLAVCLLFFLAFGLRIRQAEQPFIEPSLLGKRTFIIGVLTGSILLGTVAGYVSMIPYMMKEVHQLPTSLIGIGVLFPGTVSVALFGIVGGALVDKLGKVFTMSAGLSMIGSSFLIVSLFPDRTPWLVSGAVVLTFGGLSLVKTVVSTFVAATLRPEESGSGMGLLNFACFLGEGIGVATVGGLLTKSWLAFPLLPTVTDAAAFHYSNLILINIAVLVLGGIGFLFLIPYRQWWEVRKTM
- a CDS encoding AAA family ATPase; the encoded protein is MHNDEYILSPARQLSDAEKELIWKKPFSHKVSEEERRICKEIKRNWNRGEMKIANILLEGDAGSGKTQLAKALSANFGLPYTKVTCFADMDKSDIIGAILPVISSERLEKMDPADQSVLQALYESDGFQSATEVMMEVLGITQEAAARKMKQLLKKASKNMEGEAVEYRFYPSEIVRAFQKGYLLEIQEPNVIRDAAVLMALNSALELDGSINLPTEIIHRHPDFIAVITTNRSYAGARPLNEALRDRVQHTEKMDLPTKEVMIDRAKAKTGYANEQVLDVLAEAIMVLDKTARANAIKGVAGMRSYFYWVDAFAAGASGIESLYHKVIYKITTDSEEIKILEEALKTHGLVEKIDEIEVGIKKNGL
- a CDS encoding sensor histidine kinase, coding for MNKKQKRKLLSTLSWKKNIRIRMFWAAFLSFSCMVALSYILTYLSLDLMFFGVIGDLIFMIVSFLFFFFLFTRPIVRYLRTLAEGLLTIAGGNLDYRLPASNEDELGEVAKSINFMAEQLQEKINRERQIENSKMELITSVSHDLRTPLTSIIGYLNLLKNDNLEDLDEHKRYINNAYNKSQQLKKLIDDLFEYTRLTSGAANLSFTKVDVNSLLEQIMNEFEPIALEKSLTVRTFLDQKPIYGYVDTEKMVRAIDNLLMNALKFSVKPGEITVRLSADEQHIYFAVENRGKPIPEEQEKLLFERFYKADPSRNDHHGSPGAGMGLSIAKNIVELHGGRIGLNHQNGHFTFFIII
- a CDS encoding AraC family transcriptional regulator produces the protein MKSDRIKLPPGFWAGLQQLGIAPHDVARKARLPLTIITEPAGVTTAHYFRIWQAYSDLVGDTATGIIKLVTVFETAQYPPTVLATYHARNYRDALNRMARYKQLCPPESLRITEEGELCTIELEWIRSEQPGPPVLVGTTLAFLLELGRRGTGQPLPAQSVEFSQPMGDAAALEAYFGCPIRIGATANRLTLHRRDLDRPFISYNKELLEILTPVLDRTLDEQRSRSAAEMVKWILKRSLSGGRLDIRAVASDLGMSDRTLQRRLTEEGTTFTELLTHVRHEQARKYLADPKLDIKEVAFLIGYEDQNSFYRAFRLWEGDTPSNWRTEYLGANPPS
- a CDS encoding class I SAM-dependent methyltransferase, whose protein sequence is MIHMIQEKLLFLYKFLRDPKQIGSLTPSSMFLAKKMLEPVNWNRVEHIAELGAGTGAITKYIEAANMKNAKVLLFEKDTFLRNKLAQRFPAYTGYADACVLHDTLRREHIGHLDCIVSGLPFFNFPQQLRDQLMEQIVTSLKPGGLFIAFQYSLQMKNQLSSLFDIEHIHYVPLNIPPAFVYVCRNR
- a CDS encoding DUF6530 family protein translates to MKIPTSLKHKPVIVSENYEQVDGRFARNSDAKGLSLGLAQWNDRGKVDISAKVWRYTGEKWSRQSEELPLHRVLDLSILICRTMEHFQEAYRYENFYDPQKPVIDRIGLQGYAMTVAICTDNDKINEDVKLFNQALSEDGELIGERLRTLSRILKEMGY